From Oryza sativa Japonica Group chromosome 4, ASM3414082v1, one genomic window encodes:
- the LOC4336485 gene encoding probable beta-D-xylosidase 6 precursor: protein MSNVPLLLLLVVASAGAGDGAAPASNARPCASPAASAYPFCNATLPFPARARALVSLLTLDEKIAQLSNTAAGAPRLGVPPFEWWSESLHGVCDNGPGVNFSSGPVRSATIFPQVILSAAAFNRSLWRAAARAIAVEARAMHNAGQAGLTFWAPNINVFRDPRWGRGQETPGEDPAVVSAYSVEYVKGFQRDYGEEGRMMLSACCKHYIAYDLEKWRGFTRYTFNAKVNAQDMEDTYQPPFKSCIQEGRASCLMCSYNQVNGVPACARKDILQRARDEWGFQGYITSDCDAVAIIHENQTYTASDEDSIAVVLKAGMDINCGSFLIRHTKSAIEKGKVQEEDINHALFNLFSVQLRLGFFDKTNENQWFTQLGPNNVCTTEHRELAAEAVRQGTVLLKNDNGFLPLKRSEVGHIALIGPAANDPYILGGDYTGVPCHSTTFVKGMQAYVPKTTFAAGCKDVPCNSTDGFGEAIEAAKRADVVVLIAGLNLTEETEDHDRVSLLLPGRQMDLIHTVASVTKKPVVLVLMGGGPVDVSFAKHDPRIASILWIGYPGEVGGNVLPEILFGKYNPGGKLPITWYPESFTAVPMDDMNMRADASRGYPGRTYRFYTGDVVYGFGYGLSYSKYSYSILQAPKKISLSRSSVPDLISRKPAYTRRDGVDYVQVEDIASCEALQFPVHISVSNDGAMDGSHAVLLFASSKPSFPGSPIKQLVGFERVHTAAGRSTDVEITVDPCKLMSFANTEGTRVLFLGTHVLMVGDEEHELLIEA from the exons ATGTCCAACGTCCCcttgctcctcctccttgtcgtCGCTAGCGCCGGCGCGGGCGATGGAGCCGCGCCGGCGTCGAATGCGCGCCCgtgcgcctcgccggcggccagcgCCTACCCCTTCTGCAACGCCACCCTCCCGTTCcctgcccgcgcgcgcgccctcgtctCCCTCCTCACCCTCGACGAGAAGATAGCGCAGCTCTCCAAcaccgccgcgggcgccccccGCCTCGGCGTCCCGCCCTTCGAGTGGTGGTCGGAGTCCCTCCACGGCGTCTGCGACAACGGGCCCGGGGTCAACTTCTCCTCGGGCCCCGTCCGCTCCGCGACCATCTTCCCCCAGGtcatcctctccgccgccgcgttcaACCGCTCGctgtggcgcgcggcggcgcgggccatCGCGGTGGAGGCGCGCGCCATGCACAACGCCGGCCAGGCCGGGCTCACGTTCTGGGCGCCCAACATCAACGTCTTCCGCGACCCACGGTGGGGCCGCGGCCAGGAGACGCCGGGAGAGGaccccgccgtcgtctccgcctACTCCGTCGAGTATGTGAAAGGGTTCCAGCGGGACTACGGAGAGGAAGGCAGGATGATGCTCTCCGCCTGCTGCAAGCACTACATCGCTTATGATTTGGAGAAATGGAGGGGCTTTACAAGATACACCTTCAATGCCAAG GTTAATGCGCAAGATATGGAAGACACATACCAGCCTCCTTTCAAGAGCTGCATCCAGGAAGGTCGTGCAAGTTGCTTGATGTGTTCATACAACCAGGTAAATGGTGTGCCAGCATGTGCCCGCAAAGATATCCTGCAAAGGGCTAGAGATGAATGGGGTTTCCAGGG GTATATTACATCTGATTGTGATGCTGTGGCAATAATTCACGAAAACCAGACATACACAGCATCAGATGAAGATTCAATTGCCGTTGTTCTTAAGGCAG gaATGGATATCAACTGTGGTTCTTTCCTAATTCGTCATACAAAGTCGGCAATTGAGAAGGGAAAGGTCCAAGAAGAAGATATCAACCATGCCCTTTTTAATCTATTCTCTGTTCAGCTCCGTCTTGGTTTTTTTGATAAGACCAATGAGAATCAGTGGTTTACACAATTAGGACCCAACAATGTGTGCACTACAGAGCATAGGGAACTTGCAGCAGAAGCTGTAAGGCAGGGTACTGTCCTTTTGAAAAATGATAACGGTTTTTTGCCTCTAAAGAGAAGTGAAGTTGGTCATATTGCTCTTATTGGACCAGCTGCAAATGATCCATATATATTAGGCGGTGACTACACAG GTGTCCCTTGTCATTCTACCACCTTTGTTAAAGGCATGCAAGCATATGTTCCCAAAACAACCTTTGCTGCTGGATGTAAGGATGTTCCATGTAACTCAACGGATGGATTTGGTGAAGCGATTGAAGCAGCTAAGAGAGCTGATGTTGTTGTTCTAATTGCTGGGTTGAACCTGACTGAAGAAACGGAAGATCATGATAGAGTGAGCCTTCTCCTTCCAGGCAGGCAGATGGATCTCATACATACTGTTGCCAGTGTAACAAAGAAACCCGTTGTGTTGGTACTCATGGGTGGTGGTCCTGTTGATGTTTCATTTGCAAAGCATGATCCACGTATTGCGAGCATTCTTTGGATTGGTTATCCTGGCGAGGTTGGTGGAAATGTTCTTCCAGAAATCCTTTTCGGGAAATACAACCCAG GAGGAAAGCTGCCCATAACTTGGTACCCTGAATCCTTCACTGCTGTTCCGATGGATGATATGAACATGAGAGCTGATGCGTCACGTGGTTACCCAGGAAGAACATACAGATTTTACACTGGAGATGTAGTATATGGGTTTGGGTATGGTTTGAGCTACTCAAAATATTCGTACAGCATCTTGCAGGCCCCAAAGAAAATCAGCTTGTCCCGTTCGTCAGTTCCAGATCTTATCAGCAGAAAGCCTGCATACACAAGGAGGGATGGAGTAGATTATGTCCAAGTTGAAGACATTGCCTCATGCGAGGCGCTGCAATTTCCTGTTCACATCTCGGTTTCCAACGATGGTGCCATGGACGGGAGCCATGCCGTTCTATTGTTCGCGAGTTCGAAACCAAGCTTTCCAGGATCCCCTATAAAACAGCTAGTTGGCTTTGAGCGTGTGCACACTGCCGCTGGCAGATCAACCGATGTGGAGATCACCGTCGACCCCTGCAAGCTTATGAGCTTTGCCAACACCGAAGGCACAAGGGTGCTGTTCCTGGGAACACATGTTCTGATGGTGGGAGACGAAGAGCACGAGTTGCTCATCGAGGCATGA